The DNA region ATTCACCCTCCGTAGGGtttcgtgatggcacatagtctctaagactaggtaagcctaacaatttacgGAATCAATGAATGATAAACTGAACTCCAATCTCAAtacatgatatataaatataaaactgccATTCAAATAactacaactcccaaaactcgaTAGAAACAAGTCACACGCTTCTAAGAGCAAAtgctaagtgtctctatacatcagagtctaaagaaaataagaaaaacaataTAGTAAGGTTAgaggggggactccgaggtctgcggacgctggcagatataccttgaagtctccacatgcagtccaactcactggtatctggtctggtgggaagaatctggatctgcacaaaacgatatgcagaagtatagtatgagcatactacaacggtacccagtaagtgccaagcttaacctcggtagagtagtaacgaggtcaggCCAGGGCCcaactggtttaaaagaaaagtaagacataagatataataatattttgaaatgactaagaatttaaacaataaaaagtttcagaaaatatcagTACGGTAAATAGAAGTAAACaataggggcactcccgaggtaccgcctcatagtcccaaatgtaaatatgcaagacaggggaggggatctcccgagtaaacgcctcgtagtcccaaagtaaatatgcagtacatgggatcTCCCAAGttaacgcctcgtagtcccaaagtaaatatgtagtacaaggGGAATCTctcgaggaactgcctcgtagtcccaaagtaaatatgcagcaggtaATCGAAGGAAACACGAATTTACAACaagaatcttacagttaaagatttaattcaaaccAAGGAAATTAggaaattcaactaagcatgttgcaaaaattgcaagtaagagttaaggcacgtagacatgcgatactagtctaaacatgatcATTACATATGCTAAGACAACTCAGTAAATGAATTTTAAAAGGAGACAACTTAGTTAAGGAATTCAAAAGATGACAAATCAGCAAGAACCGAATTTTTCATAAtcagcccgtgtacgcactcgtcacctcgcgtacacggcactcacatatcacaaattgttacaataataccaaatcctaaggggatttcccccccctccccccacaatgttagacaagtcacttacctcaaatctcgctcaatgaATCGGTAAGAATGTCTTTCCCTCGATGTTCTGACTCCGAATAGCTCAAATCTAGCGAAAAGTAATTatatatcatgaatacaactacaagaaactaatttagtCATAAATTTACGACGTTAGCAAAGAATCGAAAAATCGTCCCAAAAAATCGACCCggtcccacgtctcagaatcgggtaaaagttacaaaatacgaacacccattcgataacgagttcatccataccaaaattaccaaaatccaacaccaagtcgccactcaaaaatccaaatttaactctccaaatctctagcctcaaactcccaaattccaccttaaacacaCACGATCTAGGTAGAAAAATCGATGGAATAATatgattattgatcaaaaataagtacaagagacttacctctagaaattcctcgaaaatgctctcaaacatcgccctagaccgagtttgcaaagtccaaaataagAGAAATCACGAAACCCTTCAGTTTTAAACACTGCCTAGGGGTTCCGCTTATACGGTCCACTTAGCCGCACGTGCAGCACCGCTTTTGCGAAAAAcacaaccgcttctgtggttaaCCACTGGAGCTGGACCTCCACTTCTGGGCTCTTCACCCTCGTAtctgcgcaaccgcaggtgcggaactcccttcgcacctgcgcactctccgcatctgcgccaGTCTTCTCGCTTTTGCGAGGACATGACCGCATCTACGTGCTCAGCTGGACATccccaattccgcttctgcggctcgaaGGCCGCTTCTACGGTGTCGCATCAGCGGCCCAAAATGCGtaggtgtgattacaccagacACAATAAAGATTCAGTTATGCTCCAAGTCTAATTTTTTATCCGAAAACCACCCGagccccccgagacctcaaccaaacacaccaaacagttctaaaacatcatacagatttagtcgagcctttaaatcacatcaaataatgctaaaaacacaaattgcaTATCGATTCAATCCtgatgaactttaaaactttaaatttctacatctgacgccgaaacctatcaaatcaagtccgattgacctcaaattttgcacacaagtcataattgacattatggacctattttAACTTcaagaatcagaatccgaccccgatatcaaaaagttcactctcggtcaaacttcccaaaaattatcATATTCCCAACTTTCGCAAActgacgctaaaatgacctacagacctccgattcaacatccgaacatgctcctaagaccaaaatcaccctgcGGAGCTATAGGAACCATCAAAACTATATTCCGGAGTCATATTCATATAGTTCGAACTACGGTCAAATCCTACGACTTAGACTCCCTTCTtatggactatgtgtcccattttactCCGAAACTAAAGacaaatcctcccggcaagttacataaccacaaaAAAGAAGTAGAGGGAGAAATAAATAGGGTTTCGGGACTActaatctcaaaacgaccggtcggatcgttaaaCTAATCGAGCCTTGAATCTTTCAATCTCACCATTAGCCTTGAGCTTGACCTTGTATACCCATTTGCATCCTATTGGAGTTTTCCCTGGGTCAATTGAAGCAATTCCTAGGTGTGATTGTCTTGTAAAGCCTGTATTTGTGCTCTCATAGCATCAACCCACCTATTATCCTTAGAAACCTCCAAGAAGGAAGTAGGCTCTGCAATAGAAGAGAAAACTCCTAGATATGCTTGATGAGCTGAAGATAGTCTGTCATAAGACAGGTAATCACTAATAGGATAGATAGCTGAATTGGATTTCCTGGTGTTAGTGATATAGTCAGATAACCAAATAGGCTCCTTGGTTACCCTTTGAGATCTCCTGAAGGGTTCAGGAGCAGTGATGACAGCAGTAGACTCAGGAGGATCATTTGAAACAGGTGAAGTATTTGAAGCTGCAAGAATATCCTCATCTGAAGGAAGAGGAGTATCCACAGGTAGAGCAGGTTGTAATGTATTTCCATCATCATCAGATTCTGCAATAGGTGAGGTGTCTAAAAAGTTTTCATGAGCTTGGTTTGCAGGTGGATTGATATCTTCAGATGGTAATTGAGGTCCTTTAGCAACCAGCTACATAGAGGTCTCACGCATAACTTgaaagggaaaaacattttctttGAATAGGACATCCCTATTGACAAAGAATCTGTGCTCCTTCAAGTCATACGGGATATATCCCTTTGAGACAATAGAGTATCCCATGAACACATTTTTGATAGCTCTGCAGGCAAATTTATCTCTCCTAGGCAGTACACTAGCATAACATAAACAGCCAAGATTTTTTAGATGAGTTAGGCTAGGTTTCTTGCCAAACAATAGCTCATAAGGAGACTTTCCTCCAAGGTTTTTAGAGGGGTAGTCTGTTTATGAGATAAGTTGCAGCCATCACACAATATCCCAGAAATTCAATGGTATACGGCCCTGAAATCTAATAGCTCTAGCAACTTCAAGTAGATGCTTGTGTTTTCTCTCTACCACCCCATTTATTGGGGTGTGTAGACACAAGATCTTTGATGAATTATTTCCAATCCATTAAACAACTCCTGCATTTCTGAGCTCATGAACTCCCCACCATTGTCTGATCTTACTTTCTGAACTACAACATTGAACCGGGTGTGGATCATTTTAAGGAAGGATCTCATAACAATTATCACATCACCTTTGAATTTGAGTAAAAATATCCAAGTTACTCTAGAATAGTCAACCACAATTGTTAAGAAAAATTTATTTCCATCAAATGTAGGTGTACTATAGGATCCCCATACATCCAAATACAGTAATTGAAAACTCTTTTCTGACTTAGTAGTACTATAAGGGAAAGGTACTCTTGTATGCTTAGCTAATGGACATACTTCACAATTATCCAAAGCAATTTTACATTCATCtatattaaaatcaaataatttctTTAGTGAATTTCCAGATGCATGAGCTAATCTCCTATGCCAAAGCAGTACATCCTTCTCTACTTGTGCACATAATCTTTGTGTTACTGTCTTCTCCTCAGTTCCATTCCTAGTATGTGGTTGTGAGACTAGCAGGTAGAGGTCGTCCTTCTCCctaccaatccccttcacctTCCCACTAGAGAGGTCCTGGAATATGTAAAAATCAGGATAAAATCTAGCCATACAGTGTAGTTCTCTAGTTTCTTTAGACACTGATaagaggttatattgaaaatcaGGAACATAGAGTACATTTCTTATTTCCCCTGTATCTGTGAGCTTACAATTCCCAACATGTAGCACAATGGTGATTCCTCCATTTGGTAAGTGTATTCTTTTATTGCTTGCTTGACTAACTGCTCTAAATTTAGACAACATGCTCAAGTCTGCTGCCATATGATTGGTTGCACCTGTGTCAATTATCCAGTTTCTTTTTTCTACACAAGCTAGGAAAGAGTGAACAATATCTGCCATATTAGCTGAGCCATCCACTGACTGATCTTGATTAAGCAGCTTCATGATCTGACTGTATTGTTCATTGGTGAGTTGAGGTGCCTTAGGTAGATCTCCTATGCCAGCCACATCATGGAATTCACGCCTGCCAACTGCACTAGAACCTGTCATATTTGGATTCACATTCTCAGCATGTGCATTGTAAGTTGTAGTCATGTTCCCGTTCCTTTTGTTTTTGAAATCTGTCGGATAGTCTATGATTTTGTAACAGCCTTCTTTAGTATGTCCCTTCATTTTGCAAAAATTACATTGGAGATTCCAATTCTTCCTTTGCTTCTGATAAATGCTTCCTTTACCAGCTAATAAGGCTGTTAGTTTTGTTCCTTTACCTGCCATAGAGGAATTAGTCAATGCTCTTTGACTCTCTCTCTCAATGATCATAGAATAAGCATTGTTCACTGTTGGTATAGGATTAGTCATCAAAATCTAACTTTGTGCCTGTTTATAACTCTCATTTAGGCCCATTAAGAACTGTAGTAGTTTCTGCCTATACATATGTTCCATAAAATCCCTAGATCTCGGACAATCGCAAGAAGGAGGAACCATACTGTCAAATTCATCCCAAAGGTCCTTGCGTTTTGAAAAATATACAGAAACACTATCATTTCCTTGTGTAATTGTTGCAATTCCCGTATGCAACTGAAAAATCCTTGACATATTCACCTTGTCAAAACTCTCTCGCAAATCTGCCCAAACAACACTAGCATCCTTTCCATACACAATTTCTGTCACCAATTCCTTTGAGACTGAGCTCATTATCTATTCCAACACAATATCGTTACACCTATCCCATTGATGACCAAAATCAGAGCTAAAATCCTTCTTTTTTCATGTTCCGTCGATCAACCCTAGCTTGTTCTTTTCAAGCAATTGAATTTGCATCGCACGACTCCAAATGGAGTAGTTCTCCGATCCGGTCAGTTAAATTGAGATAATCGGCACACCTGTTGTGTCTGAAGGATGAAGATATAGAGCGTGATTGTGATCTAGGACTGTCGTCGCCATTTTTGAATCTAAAAATTCCTCAAGCTATGAACTGTATAGATTTATATAGAATCGTAGTGCCTGACTCACAATTGTGGCcttatagctctgataccatgtggaGATTTGTAGAGAAATGAAAGTGTTAGTTGAGCTCAATTGCGAGAGAAACATAGAAGATTTTGTGAAAATGAATTCGTCTGTATAGAAAGTGTACTATAGCTCCTACTTTTATAATGTGTATCCTCCACTAATTTATAGTTGTACTCCAACTAACTACAATTAACTACCGGCTAATTACAGTATAACTAACTTCCTGACTTCTTAATTAACAGTCGTTACTGACCCTTGCTAATTACTAATCTACCCCTGCATACACTGTATCATGTAAGACCTATTTCATCAGACTTTATTCCTTTTTATTAAGGTTTTCTAAATATCttagtattttgaaattgaaGGACTGTTTATGCTAGCAATTATCGTCTGCAGGAATTATACAAGgagtataaaaaaaatatttgcatCAGGTCTTGCAAATATCAAAATTACTCCAtcctaaaataaaagaaaattggaCCTTCACTATGTGATTAGTGCAAGCAAATTAACTGTTAAAAAATTATTTCTATGtgcttgttttgagtttttgctgTTTGAAGAGATATattcatgaattttttttttttttttttgtgttttttcaaACTTAATTTTTAGGtcaccaaaaaaaaatattatttcatgtGAAATGTGGAGTCTATTAACGAGGAGAGCCAATATGAGCCATTTTTTTAATGCCAAGTGTAAATTAGTATCCAAAAGCAAATGGAGGATATAATTACTCTGTTTTCAATAGTTTAGGGATGTATTCTGCCCTCCTCTCCCCTCCCTCCCCCTAAAGAATCAACTCAAATGGCTGCCTAAACAATCGTCTATATTTAAAATAGTCGTTGAATGTGTAATATATGTGTTACTCATTTATAATGTGTATAATCATGTATAATTGAAGAATAAATTATGCATATTGATTAGGAAAAGTAACATTTAAATCCGACCGCCTATTTATGTAAAAATTCTTTTTACCATTTCCCTTGTTCTCCCTTTCTCCATTCAATTTTCTAGTTCGAATAAAAATTGTTTAAGAATAAGAGAAAATATCAAGATATATGCCGACAATGCCATTTTATCCTTACAATTCTAATAATCAAATTATTTTAGTCTAACTTATGTGGAAAACTTAGTAGACTCCCTTCAGGGACTATGGGATGAAAGCTATAAACGAGCGAGGAAATGTTCAATTTAAACAACTTGTTCTTATTATTACAAAATCTTCacgttttttttttgtaattaacTGAACTTTTATTAATTACCACTTGTAAACTTCATAATACCATAGCCAAGCTCACACAGCTTGCTATCTGTAGAAAAAGAATACAACAAAAAGGAATACAAATCAAACTATATATATCATAAGCTAATACTTAGAATCTAAAACTTGTCTAATAATATTCGAATTCTAGGAGTAGCTCGAACACATCTGCTATATGCAATCTCCTTTGCATTCTGATCACATCCTTTGCTCTTCTTCTCTAATACTCTTTGATTTCTCTCCATCCAAATTGCATGGACACTCTCAGCATACACCATCTTGAATATGGTAGATAAATATTGTCGAGCCTTCTCGATCTTGTTGATAATGAACTTGAATTCCTCATTATTCATTTTCTTCAGCAATGGTTTAAGTGCTTTTAACTTCATCCATATGCTCCTCATTTTGCACTGTGCAAGTGGTTGATCCCATATACTTTGCACAATAGCTAGGAAATCCCCATGTTCTGCCCACATGTTAAAAAACAACTTGAAAGGTGCTTTACCATTCCGTTGAGCTGAGTGCAGATTATCATAGGACATGATCAGAGATATTGGGAACGTCATATTTTGCGAGTATATGTCCCCATTTCATCAtccattcataattttcaaagcATCTATCAATTCTGCTACACACTTGGTCATCCCCTTGTTGTTTATTAGTCCATGTATAGTACTCACCTTTCCAAGGTAATTCATTCAATACCAGATCATGAACACAGTTGGAGAGAAGCCTTGGATTTCATCTTGAATAACTGGATTACCCATTTGTCTATCAGCTGGATGAAGAACTGCATTGAAGTCTCCAGCAATTAGCCAATGTACATTAACCCCTTGTGAGATATCATGTAAGTTCTCCCATAAATTTTTCTTTTGCTCTAACACATTATAGCCATAAACTACAGTAAGGAGACAGTCAATATCCCTTGTCCTTCTCTGAACATGACAGTGAATAAGTTGAGCCTCTTTCCTGAGCAGCTTTACTGCATACCAATTAGTGTCCCAAATCAACCAAACTCTTCCATTAACTGCATGCTGGTAGTTTTTCAGTATTCCCTAGTTAGCCATTATGTTATGCATTACTCTAGAAACATTATGCTCTTTGACCCTTGTTTCAATAATACCATCTAATTTTATATCTTTGCTCTTGATGTAATTTCTCATTTCCTTTTGCTTGTATCTCTTATTCACCCCTCTTACTTTCCAAAACAGCCAATTCATGATTCAATTGCTAAGTCCTCCACCTCTGTCCAGAGGTAGGTTGATCTCATCACAGTTCCTTCTTTACAGAGCCTCAAAACCATTCCTAGTTTGTACAACAGATAGCACAGGAAAGTTGCTAAGATTAAACTCAGGACTAGCTTATGCTGGTTTGATTGGGCCTTTGCATTGCCATTATTGTACAATCTTCCCTTTTCTTGGCTGATTATTATCAGCTCTCCTTGGTGGGTGGCATTTGTGACCAACTACTTGACACTTCTCACAAAATTCTGGCTTCCAATTATAGGTTACTACCAGTTGTCGGAATTGCTTCCCGTTAAGATCCATCACAGTTATTTCTGTAGGCAAAGTTCTTGTCATATCTACTACAATAAGCATTCTGGCATATAAAATTCTAGTCTGCTTATTTGTGCATTCATCAGCAAAAGTAGGGCGCCAATAGCACTTGCTATTCTACTCACAGAATTACTACCCAACAATTCATTGGCAGTTTTGGAAATCTTTTAACATCTTCAcgtttaaaactatatttttatagaaaaaagaaaagttcATTATAACTTTGTTACTTAGTTAAAG from Nicotiana tabacum cultivar K326 chromosome 24, ASM71507v2, whole genome shotgun sequence includes:
- the LOC142178311 gene encoding uncharacterized protein LOC142178311, with the protein product MTNPIPTVNNAYSMIIERESQRALTNSSMAGKGTKLTALLAGKGSIYQKQRKNWNLQCNFCKMKGHTKEGCYKIIDYPTDFKNKRNGNMTTTYNAHAENVNPNMTGSSAVGRREFHDVAGIGDLPKAPQLTNEQYSQIMKLLNQDQSVDGSANMADIVHSFLACVEKRNWIIDTGATNHMAADLSMLSKFRAVSQASNKRIHLPNGGITIVLHVGNCKLTDTGEIRNVLYVPDFQYNLLSVSKETRELHCMARFYPDFYIFQDLSSGKVKGIGREKDDLYLLVSQPHTRNGTEEKTVTQRLCAQVEKDVLLWHRRLAHASGNSLKKLFDFNIDECKIALDNCELVAKGPQLPSEDINPPANQAHENFLDTSPIAESDDDGNTLQPALPVDTPLPSDEDILAASNTSPVSNDPPESTAVITAPEPFRRSQRVTKEPIWLSDYITNTRKSNSAIYPISDYLSYDRLSSAHQAYLGVFSSIAEPTSFLEVSKDNRWVDAMRAQIQALQDNHT